A genomic window from Triticum urartu cultivar G1812 chromosome 7, Tu2.1, whole genome shotgun sequence includes:
- the LOC125520508 gene encoding probable long-chain-alcohol O-fatty-acyltransferase 4, protein MAAALMDGELGSLLKVTTAVWAAMYYARMSAAVIRPGAARLAALLPAVALFCAIPFAFSTTTFRGSSAFFLSWLGTFKLLLLAAGRGPLDPSLSLPHFVFSASLPVKFRQPASASAKAKDQDPASGGPAKILVSGAVIPFIIYAYQFKDAMRRWQLVLLYTVHIYFSLELLLGSVRAVIHGVLGMEMEPQVDRPYLASSLRDFWGRRWNLMVPAILRPSVHSPVRARLGDAAGVMASFLVSGLMHEVMFYYIMWQPPRGDVTAFFVLHGACTAAEGWWARHAGWWRPPRAAAVPLTLAFVGGTGFWLFFPAMIRGGLDELALQECQGLVAAMEQAGRWLAGGGGGGAGPILSTR, encoded by the coding sequence ATGGCGGCGGCGCTCATGGACGGCGAGCTCGGGAGCCTCCTGAAGGTGACGACGGCGGTTTGGGCGGCCATGTACTACGCCCGCATGTCCGCCGCGGTCATACGCCCTGGCGCGGCTCGCCTCGCCGCGCTCCTGCCCGCCGTCGCGCTCTTCTGCGCGATCCCCTTCGCCTTCTCCACCACCACGTTCCGCGGCAGCTCCGCCTTCTTCCTCAGCTGGCTCGGCACCTTCaagctcctcctcctcgccgccggccgcgGGCCGCTGGACCCGTCCCTCTCCCTGCCCCACTTCGTGTTCTCCGCCTCCCTGCCCGTCAAGTTCCGGCagcccgcctccgcctccgccaaAGCGAAGGACCAAGATCCCGCTTCGGGCGGCCCGGCCAAGATCCTCGTCTCCGGCGCCGTCATCCCCTTCATCATCTACGCATACCAGTTCAAGGACGCGATGCGCCGGTGGCAGCTCGTCCTCCTGTACACCGTGCACATCTACTTCtccctggagctcctgctgggcTCGGTGCGCGCCGTGATCCACGGCGTGCTGGGCATGGAGATGGAGCCGCAGGTGGACCGGCCGTACCTGGCGTCGTCGCTGCGGGACTTCTGGGGCCGGCGGTGGAACCTCATGGTGCCCGCCATCCTCCGGCCGTCGGTGCACAGCCCCGTGCGCGCGCGCCTCGGCGACGCGGCGGGGGTCATGGCGTCCTTCCTCGTCTCCGGGCTCATGCACGAGGTGATGTTCTACTACATCATGTGGCAGCCGCCCAGAGGCGACGTGACCGCCTTCTTCGTCCTGCACGGGGCGTGCACCGCGGCGGAGGGGTGGTGGGCGCGGCACGCCGGGTGGTGGCGCCCGCCGCGGGCGGCCGCGGTGCCGCTCACGCTGGCGTTCGTGGGCGGGACGGGGTTCTGGCTCTTCTTCCCGGCCATGATCAGGGGCGGGCTGGACGAGCTCGCGCTGCAGGAGTGCCAGGGCTTGGTGGCGGCCATGGAGCAGGCCGGCCGGTGgctcgccggcggtggcggcggcggcgccggtcCCATTCTTTCCACCCGCTGA